The Musa acuminata AAA Group cultivar baxijiao chromosome BXJ1-8, Cavendish_Baxijiao_AAA, whole genome shotgun sequence genomic sequence TTTGGCTAGGAGAGGGCACCGGGTTATGGTATTTCTCCTTTCCCTTTTGTCGATTAATTTCTGTTTGAACCTCAAATCTCACGTTAATGTTGGTGGTGACTCTAGCTATTCCACAGAAAGGTAAATTGGAATAGCAATTCAAATCATAAAACTGCAATTACAATGTGCAGGTTTACCAAACTAGAATAATGTTAGTCCAAAAGTTGCTTCCTTAATATTGCTATTGCATAGCCAGTTCAATCTTTCTTTTGTAAATTATAGGTTGTTTCCCCAAGGTATGCCAATTATCCTGAATCCAAAGATATAGGTGTTCGCAAATATTACAAGGCTGATGGGCAGGTCTGTATCTGCTGTTTCATGTCATGGTGTTTAGATTTAGCTATAAATACATACTTATCCAGTTGATGTTATATTATGGGATGCAGGATCTGGAAGTAAATTattttcatgcttatattgatcgTGTGGATTTTGTATTTATCGACAGTCCAGTTTTCCGTCATCTAGAGAACAACATTTATGGGGGAGACCggctggtaaaagttttttgcaaTTTTAACACCTGTAAATTAGTCAATCCAGTTTATTCACTTTTTGTTACTTCATTTTTTTGTGCACTGAAAATACAGAAATGACCTTCTACAAGTTATTTATATTGTCTTTCGCTAATTAATGCAGGAAATCTTGAAACGGATGGTATTGTTATGCAAGGTAGCTGTAGAGGTATCTCCTTTGTCCTAAACAACATATTCAACTATCCATGATGTACATAACAGAATATGTCAGTATTAGAAATTCGTAGTGAGCATTTGTCTAagattaatgcaggaagggacTTCCAACATGATTTCTAGTGTGAAAAATATAGTCATGTCGGTGGCCGCTTCAGTGCTGCTTTGAGTTAGTACTTGATAGTCCTTGAGGTGCTTAACTCAATTGCAAATGCCAATTCCCAACCCTTTTTCCCACTTCTTTTTTCTGGTTCTGTATCTTTGTTTCCTAGTTCATACAGATGTCTTATGACTGAAATTAGCATTGTACAGTGTTGTCTTAGGTCTAAAATTTCATTACAGTACCAGTAGCAGGACCCGTTCAGAGGGGTAGGTATCGGTCAGTATCAAAACAttcagtgtgtatatatatatatatatatatatatatatatatatatatatatatatatatatatatatatatatatatatatatatatatatatatatatattaaaaattggaTTGAATACGATATGTAACCGGGCAGTACTAGCATAGAGGTATCCAATCAGATCGGTATGTTACACTCAGTATACCATACATCTAATTCTATGGTTCTGCATACTAATTGTCGATGGAGAACTGACTGTGACTTTGGTATCAACGAACCTTAACAAAACAATTTACTGTTTAAAAATTTTGGAGTTTCATACAATTTCTGATTCTTGATCGATGTTTTAAAAGATGTAAGATATCTCTGTGCAGGTGAAATTATTTAATAGGCCAAGTTTATATTAGAAAAAAGGCCTAGTTGTTAAACTCATTTCCATTTATTAGGCTTAGGAAATTAAGAACAAGGCCACTGACATATATGGTTTTCTTTGATACCTTATGTTTTTTTGCTATTATGATAGAGTCAGTGGAACTTTGTGCAAGGATTTACCTTACGTTAAACACACAATGGTAGTTACTCTCCAATGTTGGTCCTCTGCCAATTAACAGATATTAAATCATAATACTTTTGTTTAATCATCTAAGTTTTTTAGAAAATTGATGGAGTAATCGAGTGGTTGTTTCATATAATTCCCTGAATTTTAACCATTGGctagtttctctttttcttttgccttATAATTCTTCTAAAATCAAAAGTTATTGTGAATTATAATCTATTAGGATTTATCAGTATTCTGGCTTTCATGATAAGCAAACCAGTTTTGTTGTGAAGcagataaatttgcataccactcATGTTATATTTCTTCGCAAGTCTGTAGTCGGTGTATAACCAAACACTTAATTCTATTCGAACAATAAGATTTAGTTTTATGGTAAGTATCCTTTTTCTGTGGATATACCTTGTATTTTTCATTCACAACTTGTTAAACATATGTCATTGTTTCGAGTTTAGACTGATACAATTGCAGGTTCCGTGGCATGTTCCATGTGGCGGCTTATGCTATGGAGAcggaaatttaattttcattgcgAACGATTGGCACACATCACTTCTGCCTGTGTATCTGAAAGCATGCTAccgcgacaatggcttgatgaagtATGCCAGGTCCATCTTGGTGATCCACAACATATCTCACCAGGTTAGCTCTCTCGCATTTTATGCTGCATCTATTAGGTTAAACTTCTGTTAAATTCTCTCTTCATTTAGAAGTTCAATTTGCTGAGTTCAGTAGCCTGTGAGATCCTCAGAACTGCTCAAAGACTGTTAAATTTGCCAAGACGATATCTGCAAGTTTGCAGTTCTCTCACTTACCTTATCAGTAAACCAAACACTTTCTGAATATTTCTCACGTCACTGAATCAATGATCCAATTATGCTTGCATGAATTCCTACAGCTGCATTGTATTTCTTGAAGTTTAGGTTGCATGATGCCCCTGGCCATATTGTTTTTGTGTGACCTGAAGATATTGATCATATGTTGTACTTAATTTTTCATGAGTCTATCATGGTTTTTCCCAAACCTTGTTATAAttgcatgacatttgaagcactcTGTTTTATTAGAAACCTTCTTTACATCCTTCTCTTTTGCATCAAATGAATGTTTGTCTTCTTAAACTCTTTTTGAGCAATCAAAACATCTCCACTTTTAATTTCTTTTCTCCCCCATTTTTGTTGAAGTTGCTTCATTTCAAACTTGCAAAGATTTCTGAGTTACCACCACCAAAGAAAAATCATTTCGCTcaaaatgaagataaaatcattcatcttctcttctctttttctacCGAGAAGAATGCTTGAATCTGATCCTGACATAGAAGTTTCATGGCATCATTCTAAACAACTTAGGAAACTACGAGTTCGGAATCCTTATCGTCTGCATTCTACCTGTTTGTCTTGTCCAGGGTCGTGGTCCAGTTGAGGACTTCTTCCATGTCGACTTGCCCGATCAACACATGGACCTCTTCAAGCTGTATGAGCCGATGGGAGGTGACCACTTCAACATCTTCGCGGCCGGCCTCAAGACTGCTGACCGCGTGATCACCGTCAGCCGTGGCTACGCATGGGAGCTCACAACATCCGAAGGTGGGTGGGGACTCCATGAGATCATAAACGAGAACAACTGGAAGTTCCAAGGCATCGTCAACGGGATCGACACAGTGGACTGGAACCCTGAGCTGGATCTTCACCTGCAATCCGATGGCTACAGAAACTATTCCATTGAGACTCTGCAAGCCGGGAAACCACAGTGCAAGGCGGCGCTGCAGAAGGAGCTCGGCCTCCCTGTCCGCGAGGACGTCCCCCTCATCGGATTCATCGGCCGGCTGGATCACCAGAAGGGCGTCGACCTCATTGCGGGTGCGATGCCTTGGATCGTCGGGCAGGACTTGCAGCTGGTGATGCTGGGCACCGGGCGGGCCGACCTGGAGGAGATGCTGCGCAAGTTCGACAGGGAGCACCACAACAAGGTGAGGGCGTGGGTGGGGTTCTCGGTGAAGATGGCGCACAGGATCACCGCAGGGGCGGACGTCCTGCTCATGCCATCGCGGTTCGAGCCCTGCGGGCTGAACCAGCTGTACGCCATGAAGTACGGCACGGTCCCGGTGGTGCACGCCGTCGGCGGGCTTCGCGACACGGTGATCCCGTTCGATCCCTTCAGGGAGAGCGGGTTCGGGTGGACGTTCGACCGGGCGGAGGCCAACAAGCTGATCAATGCGCTGGGGAACTGCCTCAACACCTACAGGAACCAGAAGGAGAATTGGAAGGGCCTGCAGACGCGAGGGATGGCACAGGACCTGAGCTGGGACAACGCCGCCAAACATTACGAGGAAGTCCTCGTCTCAGCTAAGTATCAGTGGTGATCTTTGAGAACATGAACGAACAGTATCTATCTCAGCTATCTGATGATCCAATCCGGATCTCTCTTCAACGAACCTGCAAAGATTCGTCTAAGTATTGTGTGCGTCCGTTTGATTGATGGCATCAACATTTtgacacgtctctctctctctatctcttcctcGCTGTCGAGGACAGCCCAGTTTTGTTGGATTCTGTGATTAGCCACCGCGTCGTAGTCTCTGCTGCGTACGTGCCAGAGGAAAACAGTCGCACCTGCACGCATAAATACACATCGATTCGCCATGCATGTTATTGGTTGGACCAAGAAGcagcgtcttcttcctcctcagcgCTGGAAACCATGGAGAAACCATTGCCAACTGCACCGTACCACTCCCTCGCACTCACAGAGCCCATCGTGCTCCTCTTCAACAAGACCATCTCCATGGGGGTCGTCCTGAAGAATAAGATATCCATGGGGTTCCTCTTCCGGCACCCAGCGCCGTGCGCATCGGGGGTCGTCGATCGTGTCAGACCCGGCGACTCGGCCGACGGTAGCGAGGCGCCCGAGTTGACCAGAGAAGACGTGGAGACGGTGATGGAGATCATTACGGGCATGCCTTGCGGCGCGGACGGTGAGTAGCTCGAGGAGCTGCGTGGCGTGTTCGAGGGGGAGGAGCCGAGCTTGGAGGAAGTGGCGGAGGCGTTCTCCGTCTTCGATGATGACGGTGACGGGGTCATAGAGCCCCTGGACCTGCATCGTGTTCTCTGCAAGCTGGGCTTCCCGGAGGGGGCGGCATTGGAGGCATGCCGACGGATGATCGCGGCGTACGACGAGAACGACGACGGGAGGATCGATTTCAAGGAGTTCATCAAAGTTATGgagtgataagcagataagatttcctcaaagcagttaggaaatctctcagcagttgagaagcagataaaatttcctcaaggcagttgagaaaTCTCTCAGGAGTTGAGAAAAAttctccatgctgaatgtgtataacctccctactgagtgtgtataaatggctgtcaagaactcactatcaaaatgtattaggcaattatatcttatacatttcatagtttcttctacaatttctatctttctatcttcttcgcttaatttctatcatggtatcagagctgtaataggtggtccgggcaacttatcatcacgcttcaagtacgtctcatagtcgatcaacttataataaagttcttcgaatgatattggtgagtcacgtgcccgaagtgctgctgtcagttctttgtactcgcctcctaagccattgagggtatggattaggacttcttcatcgctgagagaatgacctatcaaagctaaatcatcgatgataactttgatattttgtagataatcagcaatagtacttccctcttgtttcattttcatcagattggagaaaagtccgagcatgcgagtacgcgagcgatttgccaaagttgtttgtaatttgcaccatgcttctgcagcagtcgtacatgaggatatcagcggggcaatggatccagcaacggaagcttgaatagcttggaggatgaggcgatcttgacgtaaccatagttggtgggctggatttggcactggattgggttcgcctgggatgttgatcatttcaggtggacactggagagagccatcaacgtaacctaagagatcatagccaaacaaaagattagaaagttgtgcccaccaagatgcgtagttgccgcctttggataatttgaagggaatgagtgctgcagcattgatggtgataagactttgagaagtgctcagagtccttgcagaaatagggacaggaatatcggaagaggaaaatgaagacatcccagatattttgtggcgggtcaagtgatctttatagaagatgtaaagatataggaggaagggaggaggagaaaagcagatcgatgcgctgcagagtaggctgcagcgcgatgaactgcagtgatgggcgagcaatctgcagcaagaaaggcagcgatggctgtggcgggaggtagatgatgaagacgTCAGATGTAGAAGAGTAGCTGTATGCAACGCCGAAGAGGGCTGCTGCTTCTTCCAGAGGCACTGGTAGGCTGCAGCGATTCAGAGTGCAGGAGAGATTGTTGCCGCGAGGtggaagaaatctctgcagcttgcagtattggagtttggtggccggaagagcagcggagttttcagcggaagacttcggttggcaagggagtAGCAGCCGAcggtagaaacaaaggccgtgactgtgcttcctttaggatctgatattagcagccacaagtgctgcagtaggctgcagcgaatggctacggctgaggggcgaaggcgtcgccacgagagggatggttggactccggagaagagggcttgctctaggcaaactgctctgataccatgatagaaataatagaagataagaataataattgaagaagctttattgtagaaatgaaatagctttagcttgaatctattaacatgttccctctcctatttatacaaattaggaggaaggatttccctaatttaagtaattccttcttttgacaagtttcgtttttatatcatttttgtagattattttactaagtacacatggttatatcctctccatcataagtctgatgtttctactgtatttactaactttcgaaagttggtcgagaattttttttcaatcttccattaaaacagtttactctgatggtggaggcgaatatcaagccctcacatcctgtctctctgcttgtggtatacaacacctcaagtcacccccacatactccccaattagttggttctgccgaacgcaaacatcggcatatcgttgaaactggtctctcccttctacatcaagcatccatgccaccatctttttggtcagtagcttttcaaactgcagtttatctcattaatcgtatgctcactccagtcttacaataccagtcaccatttgaaaaattattccacaaacttccaaaccttcataaactcagagtttttggctgtttatgttatccatggctccgtccctatgcgtcacataagctaacaccacgatctaagccttgcacttttataggctactctcttgaacataatgcttttcgatgctatgaaccccaaactaaaaaggtctttatatcacgtcatgttatctttgaggagtctatctttccttttcaaaataatcctaccatgcaaactactccgataaacatacatcactggaatatccctccgatctcatcacacgaacctccaatgacaccgtccagtccttactctcaagattcacatactactattactccagttcaacagcttctcactccctctattcctccactcccttcctcacaagtttcccctattaatgaagtcataccctcggcaacattgccactggctttaccttctcctagatctagtgacattgttgtgccgacggttgacctagtccatgacagtgactcgccctcggctataccaccaacacaatctaccacttccaccccccctagacatccaatgacaacacgctccaaaagtggtattttcaaaccacgtcaagtccttgacttacatgctataacaaattcctccactgaggccagtgaacccactacaatcactcaagctcaaaaatcttctcactggcgtaaagccatgtgtgacgaatatgatgctctcctccataactctacatggaccttagtaccctttcatcacgcacaaaatatcatcgggtgtaaatgggtctttcgaattaagcggaacccagacggatccattgccagatacaaagcacgtctagtcgccaaagggtttcatcaacgacctggtgtcgacttcacagagacatttattcccgttgttaaacccacaacaatccgtcttatcctgagtttggctatctcaaagggctggcacatacgacaattggatgttaacaatgcctttttacaggggtcacttactgaagatgtctttatgcaacaacctcctggtttcgttcatcctcaatatccgaggcatgtctgcaaacttcaaaaagctatttatggacttcgtcaagctccaagggcttggtataacgagcttggctcgtttttgacctcaattggcttcatcaattcaaagtctgatacctcgttattcatttgtcagcataatggaagcataatatatcttttagtatatgtggatgatattattgtcacaggaaatgatcctttgaagactcaggcatttctaaagcacttggccgatcgattctccctcaaagatctaggaactttaagctactttctgggagtggaagcaacatttacatcttcaggtctcttcctatcacaaagaaagtatattcaagatttattatcaaaggcaaacatgtaggatgcgaaagaggttacaactcctctctctaccagtgaatcacttaaattatgtgatggaagtcctactacagattcgactcagtatcgacaagtccttggctccttacagtacttggctctcacccgtccagatatttcatttgccgtcaataagttatcgcaattcatgcatcgaccatctactacgcattggtctgcggtcaaacgaattttgcggtatcttaaagggactcttaatcatggcatttttcttcgcaaaaatacttcactccatctccatgcctttgctgatgctgattgggcagggaactttgatgatagaacatctacgtccggatacattatcttccttggagctactccaatcagttggagttctaaaaaacataagacggttgcacgatctacaactgaagctgaataccgtgccgtcgccaccgccgctgctgaactcaattgggtcacaaatttgctcaaggaacttaacgtcaactccacggttattcctacaatatattgtgataatattggagctacttatttatgtgccaatccagtgttccattcccgcatgaaacacatagccatcgacttccattttgtgcgagatcaagttgccagacatcaactccgagtttctcatgtacatacagcagatcaactagccgactcactcacaaagactctcgcccgtaaactattttcatctc encodes the following:
- the LOC135588183 gene encoding granule-bound starch synthase 2, chloroplastic/amyloplastic-like, which codes for MDLFKLYEPMGGDHFNIFAAGLKTADRVITVSRGYAWELTTSEGGWGLHEIINENNWKFQGIVNGIDTVDWNPELDLHLQSDGYRNYSIETLQAGKPQCKAALQKELGLPVREDVPLIGFIGRLDHQKGVDLIAGAMPWIVGQDLQLVMLGTGRADLEEMLRKFDREHHNKVRAWVGFSVKMAHRITAGADVLLMPSRFEPCGLNQLYAMKYGTVPVVHAVGGLRDTVIPFDPFRESGFGWTFDRAEANKLINALGNCLNTYRNQKENWKGLQTRGMAQDLSWDNAAKHYEEVLVSAKYQW
- the LOC135680401 gene encoding probable calcium-binding protein CML46, with the protein product MEKPLPTAPYHSLALTEPIVLLFNKTISMGVVLKNKISMGFLFRHPAPCASGVVDRVRPGDSADGSEAPELTREDVETLEELRGVFEGEEPSLEEVAEAFSVFDDDGDGVIEPLDLHRVLCKLGFPEGAALEACRRMIAAYDENDDGRIDFKEFIKVME